One segment of Nostoc flagelliforme CCNUN1 DNA contains the following:
- a CDS encoding ABC transporter substrate-binding protein: protein MTNRRQFLKGVAGLSGLSLAGCGWRLAEVRANSNTSGQRDQLYIFTWTQYTDNQLLKTFSTQTGIKVLADVYDSNDVMLAKLQAGGGGTYSIIYPSDYMVQKMVNKGLLTEIDHDRLIGLENLFPRFQNPSYDPNNRYSIPFNWGTTGLLYNSEKIKDAPQDWDYLWQNQKQLNQQMTLLNDVREVMGATLRMLGYSYNSKNEQEIKQAYDKLKVLKPAIARFDTDAWQNQILAGDLLLAMCYSADAVRISQENPKLKYVIPRSGSSLWTDTIVIPKTAPNLAGAYAWINMILQPELAAQISQRLNISTPNSTGFEQLPKKIQNNPNLFPSESLLANCERVTPVGEFEEVYDRYWTQLTSG from the coding sequence ATGACTAACAGACGCCAATTTTTAAAAGGGGTGGCAGGGCTTTCTGGCTTATCTTTAGCTGGTTGTGGCTGGAGGCTAGCTGAAGTACGTGCTAATTCTAATACTTCGGGTCAACGTGACCAACTTTATATCTTTACCTGGACGCAATATACTGACAACCAATTATTGAAAACCTTTAGCACCCAAACCGGTATAAAAGTGCTAGCGGATGTGTATGATTCCAATGATGTCATGCTGGCTAAATTGCAAGCTGGAGGCGGTGGCACTTACAGCATCATCTACCCATCTGATTACATGGTGCAGAAGATGGTAAACAAAGGTTTATTAACAGAAATAGATCACGATCGCTTAATCGGTTTAGAGAATTTATTCCCCCGGTTTCAGAATCCTAGCTATGACCCCAATAACCGATATAGCATCCCTTTTAACTGGGGGACAACAGGTTTACTTTACAATTCCGAAAAAATCAAAGATGCACCACAAGACTGGGATTACCTTTGGCAAAACCAAAAGCAACTTAATCAGCAGATGACCTTGCTCAATGATGTTCGAGAAGTGATGGGTGCGACATTACGGATGCTAGGTTACTCTTACAATTCAAAAAATGAACAAGAAATCAAACAAGCTTATGATAAGTTGAAAGTGCTAAAACCTGCGATCGCACGTTTTGACACCGACGCTTGGCAAAATCAAATTCTGGCAGGAGATTTACTATTGGCAATGTGCTATTCAGCAGATGCCGTGAGAATCTCTCAAGAAAACCCTAAACTCAAATATGTAATTCCTCGCAGTGGTTCTTCATTATGGACAGACACTATTGTAATTCCTAAAACAGCTCCTAATTTAGCTGGAGCCTATGCTTGGATTAACATGATTTTGCAACCAGAATTAGCAGCCCAAATCAGTCAACGTCTGAATATTTCTACGCCTAATAGTACTGGGTTTGAGCAATTGCCAAAAAAAATCCAAAATAATCCTAATTTATTTCCCTCAGAGTCACTTTTAGCAAATTGTGAACGTGTTACTCCTGTAGGAGAATTTGAAGAGGTTTACGATCGCTATTGGACTCAATTAACTAGCGGGTAA
- the cruF gene encoding gamma-carotene 1'-hydroxylase CruF gives MRQLVIAERVCLIGHIVSKAFGLVGMLLVVPNAEILFNLSQVGETAVQLSMAGGGVVDIILGTIAVSIYAYRTLGLGTWLAFMLPAMFISLGSELLGTSTGFPFGDYSYLSGLGYKIAGLVPFTIPLSWFYVGLSSYLIARTGLKVAQKPSWGRHIAAIAVGALLFTCWDFALEPAMSQTSLPFWYWEHPGAFFGTPYQNYAGWFGTSALFMSVAGLLWRNASIKLERSQLNLPLVVYLTNFAFAAGLSLAAGFSIPVLLGLFLGVAPAVALWLSSSTTPTLVAVEPANKEVSVARSVKVALK, from the coding sequence ATGAGACAACTTGTTATTGCTGAACGCGTATGCCTCATTGGTCATATCGTGTCAAAAGCCTTTGGACTGGTAGGGATGCTACTGGTCGTACCTAATGCTGAAATACTTTTCAATTTATCGCAGGTTGGAGAAACTGCCGTACAGTTAAGTATGGCAGGCGGTGGTGTAGTTGATATCATCTTGGGGACAATAGCTGTCTCTATTTATGCCTACCGAACGCTGGGATTAGGAACTTGGCTAGCATTTATGCTGCCGGCTATGTTTATTTCCTTGGGTAGTGAACTACTGGGAACCAGCACGGGTTTTCCATTTGGTGATTATAGCTACTTAAGTGGCTTGGGTTATAAGATTGCGGGGCTAGTTCCTTTCACAATTCCTTTATCTTGGTTCTATGTTGGGCTGTCGTCTTATTTAATTGCGAGAACTGGTTTGAAAGTGGCACAAAAACCTAGTTGGGGACGCCATATTGCGGCTATAGCCGTTGGTGCTTTACTCTTCACTTGCTGGGATTTTGCCCTTGAGCCAGCGATGAGTCAAACTTCTCTACCTTTTTGGTATTGGGAACATCCAGGAGCTTTCTTTGGCACACCTTACCAGAACTATGCAGGTTGGTTTGGCACTAGTGCCCTGTTTATGAGTGTGGCAGGATTGTTGTGGAGAAACGCTTCGATTAAATTAGAGCGATCGCAACTTAATCTACCCTTAGTCGTTTATTTAACTAACTTTGCCTTCGCCGCCGGACTAAGCTTGGCCGCTGGGTTCTCCATCCCAGTGTTGCTCGGTTTATTCCTTGGTGTGGCTCCTGCTGTGGCGCTGTGGTTAAGCAGTTCAACCACTCCCACTCTAGTTGCTGTTGAACCAGCAAACAAGGAAGTCTCAGTGGCAAGAAGCGTTAAAGTTGCCTTAAAATAA
- the cruG gene encoding 2'-O-glycosyltransferase CruG, whose product MTNDNALIVESAISLLLLLIQVPATAILFSRLLKGPRRLPPIEPQQPTLELLGKVSVVVPTLNEALRISPLLAGLSHQSYEVREIIVVDSKSVDGTPDLVKATQQKDPRFRVMTDDPLPSGWVGRPWALHNGFLSSSEGSQWFLGLDADIQPHPGLVAGLVKTAEAQGYDLVSLSPQFILKYPGECWLQPALLMTLLYRFDPAGINTEQPERVMANGQCFLCRRSVLAAVGGYSSASGSFCDDVTLARNIAVQGYKVGFLDGAKVLKVRMYEGAMETWKEWGRSLDLKDATSRSQLWGDLWLLTSVQALPLLIVLTCLLISPPLSYSLQTGLIALPTPPLLLLGLNLFLVVIRFAMLIAIAPSYDRKSAKGGWLFWLSPFADPLAVLRIFLSAFRKPREWRGRKYIEEL is encoded by the coding sequence ATGACCAATGACAACGCTTTGATAGTAGAAAGCGCCATCTCCCTTTTATTGCTACTTATCCAAGTACCAGCAACAGCGATTCTGTTTTCGCGCCTGCTAAAGGGGCCAAGACGCCTTCCTCCAATAGAACCGCAACAGCCGACACTGGAGCTTTTGGGTAAGGTTAGCGTCGTCGTTCCCACGCTGAACGAGGCGCTTCGCATTAGCCCTCTTTTGGCTGGTTTAAGTCATCAAAGCTACGAAGTTAGGGAAATTATTGTTGTAGACAGCAAGTCTGTTGATGGTACACCCGACTTGGTGAAAGCGACACAGCAGAAAGATCCGCGCTTTCGCGTGATGACAGATGACCCCTTGCCCTCTGGTTGGGTGGGGCGTCCTTGGGCGTTGCATAATGGTTTTCTATCTAGCTCTGAGGGTAGTCAGTGGTTTCTGGGGCTGGATGCTGATATCCAACCGCATCCTGGTTTGGTTGCTGGTTTGGTGAAAACGGCCGAAGCACAGGGCTATGATCTCGTTTCCCTTTCACCCCAGTTCATCCTCAAATATCCGGGAGAGTGCTGGCTACAACCGGCTTTGTTGATGACTCTGCTTTATCGATTTGACCCGGCTGGGATCAATACAGAGCAGCCAGAACGGGTCATGGCGAATGGGCAGTGTTTTTTGTGTCGCCGCTCCGTTTTAGCTGCTGTGGGTGGCTATAGCAGTGCGAGTGGTTCTTTTTGTGATGATGTCACTTTGGCACGAAATATTGCTGTTCAAGGGTATAAGGTGGGCTTTTTAGATGGCGCAAAGGTGCTGAAAGTACGGATGTATGAAGGGGCGATGGAGACGTGGAAGGAATGGGGGCGGAGTCTCGATCTCAAAGATGCAACTTCTCGTTCACAGTTATGGGGAGATTTATGGCTACTCACATCTGTTCAAGCTCTACCTCTTTTAATAGTCCTTACTTGTTTGTTGATTTCTCCCCCACTCTCGTACTCGCTACAAACGGGATTAATCGCGTTACCCACTCCCCCACTTCTTCTGCTGGGACTAAATTTATTCTTGGTGGTAATTCGCTTTGCTATGCTAATTGCGATCGCACCTTCTTACGATCGCAAAAGCGCAAAAGGCGGCTGGTTATTCTGGCTTTCCCCTTTCGCTGATCCCTTAGCTGTGCTGCGAATCTTCTTATCTGCGTTCCGCAAGCCACGCGAGTGGCGGGGACGGAAATATATTGAAGAGTTATGA
- a CDS encoding hybrid sensor histidine kinase/response regulator — protein sequence MITDNEIREQGYIYFLAEAPELVQIIEQELFSLSEGYSTAKVHNLMRATHTLKGGAANVGLEVIKMIAHFLEDVFKALYNPKVVVDAELQTLLLQAYECLSIALNTELIGSTVNDEELLHRASSVFAQLQEKLGDAFGAETHIPTSEELGFDIVQSVFEVGVEQRINSIAEAVNNPPSHEEFIEFLHSQAEVFLGLAESLNLPGLGEISQTILSALQANPTQVQQIAEIALADLQQAQKLVLEGDRTSGGKTSPALRKLTTVANNELSEELQNNSEEQFYQFITTSDNKNQSVKPTTAKFYLKVIRYIFGWFNHKIKIPEAELNFDLMVPRLEKENLLDYIDNWLKIFLDFVQDEEDSRSLSLYRHGIILIILLAVTKYQYFFNKSDSYISVIKILQNRIHILAKEYKNYPPVTSKEKNWLDSPKLQILLILKEIPNVSSQTTENLLEAIWGEEASEKLIEQVVTITNDDSSVKLDSLTVNEQEVVNIPETAIEVMPDLATQINKEIEDKSEYVQTKNFRQPSFIRVDTERLQHLNYLAGELLIYQKRRSLQDEQVKEIIDQLIQQLTRHQTTLNQLRDLPLQIQNIASQQTQNFAVKFDSLEMDVYTDFQMTLHEAIEEALQLQETTESLDLLVTQAAQISDKQENLTLNIIDSLVEARMSPLGNILNRFPHMVNKLGNVHAKLVELKLSGTEVLVDKAIAEKLYDPLLHLVRNAFDHGIESPELRRELGKPEQGLIEIRAYHQGSQTVIEVRDDGEGLNLDRIRRKAAEFYPIQTEEKTRTYASNLAESELLDMIFSPGFSTAGKVSEISGRGMGLDIVRTQMNALNGSISVQSLPNQGTIFILKIPFSMTTEKLMLVQAKGVVYALLLDSIEKILIPSEQQIKEIEGKKVLHWNTDNDETMVSLRQLSKLINYNNSCFNNDTLYNTSSNHDPTIAKNPVLLLRRNQGRFALEVDQIIGEQELVIRPLGNAIAPPKYIYGCSSLANGNLILVIDASLLVSSELQQTTLDVMALPVPSLSNKKALAISGDTFSSTPLLAASTSTTTIETQPSYSQEPDYNSPKETQSSYSQEPDYKLPKVVLVVDDAISLRQTISLTLQKSGYQVIQAQNGVEALEKLQLHPEIQVVISDLEMPRMNGFELLGNFRQYPNLAKIPVMILTSRSAEKHRQLAQELGAKAYLTKPYLEHEFLSTIKELINSNTDDLNHLFTLGND from the coding sequence ATGATTACAGATAACGAAATTCGCGAACAAGGATACATCTACTTTCTGGCTGAAGCCCCAGAATTAGTCCAAATTATTGAACAAGAACTATTTAGCTTATCGGAAGGTTATAGCACTGCTAAAGTTCATAACTTAATGCGGGCTACTCATACACTTAAAGGTGGCGCTGCTAATGTTGGGCTAGAAGTAATTAAGATGATAGCCCATTTTTTAGAAGATGTATTTAAGGCTCTATATAATCCAAAAGTAGTAGTTGATGCCGAATTACAAACACTTTTATTACAAGCTTATGAGTGTCTTAGCATAGCATTAAATACCGAATTAATCGGCAGTACTGTTAATGATGAAGAATTGCTCCATCGAGCCAGCTCAGTGTTTGCACAGTTGCAAGAAAAGCTAGGTGATGCATTTGGTGCTGAGACTCATATTCCCACTTCTGAAGAATTGGGATTTGATATTGTCCAGTCCGTTTTTGAAGTGGGAGTAGAGCAACGTATAAACAGTATTGCTGAAGCTGTTAACAATCCACCAAGCCATGAAGAATTTATCGAGTTTTTACACTCTCAAGCTGAGGTGTTTCTCGGTTTAGCAGAATCTCTAAATTTACCTGGATTGGGAGAAATTTCTCAAACAATTCTGTCAGCGCTGCAAGCAAACCCCACTCAGGTGCAGCAAATTGCAGAAATTGCCCTTGCAGATTTGCAACAAGCACAAAAATTGGTATTAGAAGGCGATCGCACGTCTGGCGGAAAAACTTCTCCAGCTTTGCGAAAACTCACGACAGTGGCAAATAATGAGTTATCTGAAGAATTACAAAATAATTCAGAAGAACAATTTTACCAATTTATCACTACATCTGATAATAAAAACCAATCAGTAAAGCCAACAACTGCCAAGTTTTATTTAAAAGTCATTCGTTACATTTTTGGCTGGTTTAATCACAAAATCAAAATACCAGAGGCAGAGCTTAATTTTGATTTAATGGTTCCTAGATTAGAAAAAGAAAATTTACTTGATTATATCGATAATTGGCTAAAAATATTTCTTGATTTTGTTCAAGATGAAGAAGATAGCCGAAGCCTTTCTCTTTATCGACATGGGATAATTTTAATCATTTTATTGGCTGTAACAAAGTATCAGTATTTTTTTAATAAATCTGACAGCTACATCTCAGTAATTAAAATTTTACAAAACCGAATTCATATATTAGCGAAAGAATATAAAAACTATCCTCCTGTTACTAGCAAAGAGAAAAACTGGCTTGATAGTCCAAAGTTACAAATACTCTTGATTCTTAAAGAAATACCTAATGTATCTTCTCAAACAACTGAGAACCTACTAGAAGCAATATGGGGAGAAGAAGCTAGCGAAAAGCTTATAGAGCAAGTGGTGACAATCACGAATGATGATTCTTCAGTAAAGCTTGATTCATTAACTGTCAATGAGCAGGAAGTTGTAAATATTCCTGAAACAGCTATTGAAGTCATGCCTGATTTAGCTACACAAATCAATAAGGAAATTGAAGATAAATCAGAGTATGTTCAAACTAAAAACTTTCGCCAACCTTCATTTATTCGAGTAGATACAGAGAGACTGCAACACCTCAATTATCTAGCTGGAGAATTGTTGATTTACCAAAAACGGCGTAGTTTGCAAGATGAACAAGTCAAAGAAATAATTGACCAATTAATACAGCAACTCACTAGACACCAAACAACTTTAAATCAATTACGTGATCTACCATTACAAATACAAAATATTGCCTCACAACAAACGCAAAATTTTGCAGTGAAATTTGACTCTTTAGAAATGGATGTATATACAGATTTTCAGATGACATTGCACGAAGCAATAGAAGAAGCACTGCAACTACAAGAAACCACAGAGTCTCTTGACTTACTCGTGACCCAAGCTGCTCAAATTAGTGACAAACAAGAAAATTTAACTCTTAATATTATAGATAGCTTAGTAGAAGCACGAATGTCGCCTTTGGGCAATATCCTGAATCGCTTCCCCCACATGGTAAATAAGTTGGGGAATGTTCATGCCAAACTTGTAGAATTGAAACTTAGTGGTACTGAAGTACTAGTTGATAAAGCGATCGCAGAAAAACTGTACGATCCCTTGTTACATTTAGTACGTAATGCTTTTGACCACGGTATTGAATCTCCGGAACTTCGCCGAGAGCTTGGTAAACCAGAACAAGGGTTAATCGAAATCCGCGCCTATCATCAAGGTAGCCAAACTGTTATCGAGGTTCGCGATGATGGCGAGGGATTGAATTTAGATAGAATTCGCAGAAAAGCTGCTGAATTTTATCCCATACAAACTGAAGAGAAAACTAGAACCTATGCTTCTAATCTGGCTGAATCTGAACTTTTAGATATGATATTTTCACCTGGATTTTCTACTGCTGGTAAAGTGAGTGAAATCTCTGGACGCGGTATGGGGTTAGATATCGTGCGGACTCAGATGAACGCACTTAATGGTTCAATTTCAGTTCAATCCTTACCCAACCAAGGAACAATATTCATACTCAAAATCCCTTTTTCTATGACTACCGAAAAATTAATGCTAGTTCAAGCCAAAGGTGTTGTATATGCCCTTCTTTTGGACAGTATCGAAAAAATATTGATTCCCTCTGAGCAGCAGATTAAAGAAATTGAAGGTAAAAAAGTCTTACATTGGAATACAGACAATGATGAGACTATGGTCAGCCTCCGTCAACTTTCAAAGTTGATTAATTATAATAATTCATGCTTTAATAATGATACTTTATACAACACATCAAGTAATCACGACCCAACCATAGCGAAAAATCCGGTGCTTTTGCTACGACGAAATCAGGGAAGGTTTGCTTTAGAAGTTGACCAAATAATTGGTGAACAAGAACTGGTAATCAGACCTTTAGGAAATGCGATCGCACCGCCAAAATACATTTATGGTTGTAGTAGTTTAGCTAATGGTAATCTCATCTTAGTTATTGATGCTTCATTGCTGGTATCTAGCGAGCTTCAACAAACAACACTTGATGTCATGGCCCTACCAGTACCTTCTTTGTCAAATAAAAAAGCCTTAGCGATATCAGGAGATACTTTTTCATCTACACCATTACTTGCTGCATCTACTTCCACAACAACTATAGAAACCCAACCTAGTTATTCTCAAGAGCCAGATTATAACTCACCAAAAGAAACCCAATCCAGTTACTCTCAAGAGCCAGATTATAAATTACCAAAAGTTGTTTTAGTTGTAGATGACGCAATTAGTCTGCGCCAAACTATCTCTCTCACACTGCAAAAATCCGGTTATCAAGTAATACAGGCTCAAAATGGTGTAGAAGCTTTAGAAAAGTTACAGTTACATCCAGAAATACAAGTTGTCATCTCCGATTTAGAGATGCCACGAATGAATGGTTTTGAGTTGTTGGGCAATTTCCGTCAATACCCCAACTTAGCAAAAATACCTGTAATGATTCTCACTTCTCGCAGCGCTGAAAAACATCGCCAGCTTGCTCAAGAATTGGGTGCAAAGGCTTACTTGACTAAGCCTTATTTAGAGCATGAGTTTCTTTCTACAATTAAGGAGTTAATTAACAGTAATACAGATGATTTAAACCATTTATTCACGCTGGGAAATGATTAA
- a CDS encoding four helix bundle protein: MAESIIQHKSFQFALEIIHLYIKLQEQREYVLSKQLLRSGTSIGANVEEASGGQSRKYFLAKMYIAYKEARETKYWLRLLQQSKLVNIDLTNELIYADEIIRILSSIVKTTEKSIG; encoded by the coding sequence TTGGCAGAAAGTATTATTCAACATAAGAGTTTTCAATTTGCGTTGGAAATTATTCATCTATATATTAAACTGCAAGAGCAACGGGAATATGTGCTTTCTAAGCAATTACTACGAAGTGGGACAAGTATTGGCGCGAATGTTGAAGAGGCTAGCGGTGGTCAAAGTAGAAAATATTTCTTGGCAAAAATGTATATTGCATACAAAGAAGCTAGGGAAACCAAATACTGGCTACGTCTACTACAACAGTCCAAACTAGTAAATATTGATTTAACCAATGAACTAATCTATGCAGACGAAATCATTCGGATTTTGAGTTCAATAGTCAAGACAACTGAAAAATCAATTGGTTGA
- the rnhA gene encoding ribonuclease HI, which yields MSTQPTIQSIYTDGACTGNPGPGGWGVVVYFSDGSIHEMGDASSHTTNNKMEMQAAIAALQFLQTSQQTQPIILHTDSEYLINCVTKWVKGWKQKGWKKSDGKPVQNQELLETLDELNTQQVKWQHVRGHSGNIGNERCDAIARTYASGKIPSLQQLTPTNFYKSLPSTNELNVAKVADYEKNSRIINQSPQEISTSAPEITFMEPSTGPTAAATDEKPPEMRVSQLRSLVETLRIADEISEKGYLITSSELADLMDVHASAVTSRGDQWRWRNWIVSRVRREGNQILWELERGDQVGGEEE from the coding sequence ATGTCCACTCAACCCACAATCCAAAGCATATACACCGATGGCGCTTGCACCGGAAACCCTGGCCCTGGCGGTTGGGGAGTTGTCGTCTATTTTAGCGATGGTTCAATCCACGAAATGGGCGATGCATCCTCTCATACCACTAATAATAAAATGGAAATGCAAGCTGCGATCGCAGCCCTCCAATTCCTGCAAACATCTCAACAAACCCAACCCATAATCCTTCATACCGATAGCGAATACCTGATTAACTGCGTTACCAAGTGGGTGAAAGGCTGGAAACAGAAAGGCTGGAAAAAGTCAGATGGTAAACCCGTCCAAAACCAAGAGCTTTTGGAAACTCTCGATGAACTTAATACCCAACAAGTAAAATGGCAACACGTCAGGGGACATTCTGGTAACATAGGTAACGAACGTTGTGATGCGATCGCTCGCACCTATGCTAGTGGTAAAATTCCTTCGCTACAACAATTAACACCTACAAATTTTTATAAATCTTTACCTTCCACAAATGAACTAAATGTAGCAAAAGTAGCTGATTATGAAAAAAACTCTCGAATAATTAACCAAAGTCCGCAAGAAATCAGTACTTCTGCACCAGAAATAACCTTTATGGAACCATCAACTGGGCCAACTGCGGCCGCAACCGATGAAAAACCGCCAGAAATGAGGGTTTCGCAACTCCGCAGCTTGGTCGAAACTCTGCGTATCGCTGACGAAATTTCAGAGAAAGGCTACTTAATTACCAGTTCTGAGTTAGCAGACTTGATGGATGTCCACGCCAGCGCTGTTACCAGTCGGGGAGATCAATGGCGTTGGCGAAACTGGATAGTGTCACGGGTACGCCGTGAAGGAAATCAAATTCTTTGGGAACTGGAACGCGGGGATCAAGTAGGAGGTGAAGAGGAGTAG
- a CDS encoding protein kinase domain-containing protein gives MVADNENDQILRRSLLFVHSPEKKCTTSFAFGALIAIHYLDKQGIKYDFTTKKDFQLGKILFPRLQANSGSYEHLDAEGYQILLNYRHPNSIANQVTLTQVLSGQVKPSLIKDRLVIIGTTAANFPQSSFYTPYSALPDQPPRMPALLIHAQIASQLISTVLDGRPLIWYWPDWAELIWVWGWSLLGGIIAGRWQNPLLLLVVGGTTLLGLVVICVVLFLQGGWIPLVPSALALVISSICVIAYTNYQNQRQTQVIILQVEKQQEAIVQLNVLLEDKTALPDSYLDFPSPVDSPEIKSGDLLLGGRYKISQVLGAGGFGRTYLAQDTQRPGNPICVVKKLMPARQDTRFLQVARRLFNSEAEILQSLGKHHQIPELLAYFEDDQEFYLIQEYIEGHTLSEELPPVRNVQNESFVIEMLKQVLEVLEFVHHHRVIHRDIKPANIIRCAQDNRLVLIDFGAVKLMQPPSSEQTELATVAIGTRGYAPPEQFAGHPRLCSDIYALGMIAIQAITGIPPQDLHPDPETGNIMWRQTVQVSEELAAILDKMVCYHFSDRYQSATAVLQDLKRM, from the coding sequence GTGGTTGCTGACAATGAAAACGACCAAATTCTCCGCCGCAGTTTGTTATTTGTTCACTCTCCAGAAAAAAAATGTACAACATCATTTGCATTTGGTGCGCTCATAGCAATTCATTATTTAGATAAACAAGGCATTAAATATGACTTTACTACTAAAAAAGATTTTCAGTTAGGTAAAATCCTCTTCCCTCGTTTGCAAGCTAATTCCGGTAGTTACGAACATCTGGATGCAGAAGGCTATCAAATATTATTAAATTATCGTCATCCCAACAGCATCGCCAACCAAGTAACCCTCACACAAGTCCTCAGTGGACAAGTCAAACCCAGTTTAATCAAAGACCGTCTTGTAATTATTGGCACTACAGCAGCTAATTTCCCTCAAAGTAGCTTTTATACACCTTATAGCGCTTTGCCAGATCAACCACCCAGAATGCCCGCTTTGCTTATTCATGCACAGATAGCAAGTCAACTCATCAGTACAGTGTTGGATGGGCGACCTCTAATTTGGTATTGGCCAGACTGGGCGGAACTTATTTGGGTGTGGGGCTGGTCGCTCTTAGGTGGAATTATAGCAGGGCGGTGGCAAAATCCGTTGCTGTTGCTAGTGGTGGGAGGGACAACTCTACTTGGCTTAGTAGTAATCTGCGTTGTTTTGTTTTTGCAAGGCGGATGGATACCATTAGTTCCGTCTGCCCTCGCTTTGGTAATTAGTAGCATCTGTGTGATTGCTTATACTAACTACCAAAATCAGCGACAAACTCAGGTGATTATTCTGCAAGTTGAAAAACAACAAGAAGCGATCGTTCAATTAAATGTACTCTTAGAAGATAAAACAGCACTTCCCGACTCCTATCTTGATTTTCCTTCCCCAGTTGATTCACCAGAAATAAAATCAGGTGATTTGCTTTTGGGTGGACGCTACAAAATCTCTCAAGTTCTCGGTGCTGGTGGATTTGGCCGCACTTATTTAGCACAGGATACTCAACGCCCAGGTAATCCGATTTGCGTAGTTAAAAAGTTAATGCCAGCCCGTCAAGATACACGATTTTTGCAAGTTGCTCGTAGGTTGTTTAATAGTGAAGCTGAAATATTACAATCTTTGGGTAAACATCATCAAATTCCCGAATTACTTGCTTATTTTGAAGATGACCAAGAATTTTATTTGATTCAAGAATATATCGAGGGACATACCCTAAGTGAAGAATTGCCACCTGTGCGGAATGTGCAAAACGAATCATTTGTGATTGAGATGCTCAAACAAGTTTTAGAAGTTCTAGAATTTGTTCACCATCATCGAGTCATTCATCGTGATATCAAACCGGCTAATATTATTAGATGCGCTCAAGATAATCGGTTGGTATTGATTGACTTTGGTGCTGTCAAATTAATGCAACCGCCAAGTAGTGAGCAAACAGAATTAGCCACAGTAGCCATCGGGACGCGGGGTTATGCACCTCCAGAACAATTTGCCGGTCATCCGCGCTTATGCAGTGACATTTACGCTTTAGGAATGATTGCCATTCAAGCCATAACTGGGATACCACCCCAAGACCTCCACCCAGATCCAGAAACGGGTAATATTATGTGGCGGCAAACGGTGCAAGTGAGTGAAGAATTAGCGGCAATTTTAGATAAAATGGTTTGCTATCATTTTAGCGATCGCTATCAATCAGCCACCGCAGTTTTACAAGATTTGAAACGGATGTAG
- a CDS encoding ABC transporter permease, protein MNFQKSDIYKVEELHHPRANWLQPLVLLAPSGIWLLLLLVLPTLIIFQLSLVADIRPGDLVNPNGFKNYIRIFDPLYVQVIVRSLFFAFGTTIICLILGFPVAYWIAQIAPQRWRNLLLLAFVLPLWTSSLLRSYAWITILRPTGLLNSLLSNLGLPTLELLNQSQAVFIGMSYSLLPYMVLILYASLEKLDKRLLEAAADLGANPVETFWQVTVPQIFPGIAAASMLVFITGLGDFVDPELLGGASSMTAARLVYNQFLGATQNWGFGSALSMTLILLVSIAIALLIKFGETAPKR, encoded by the coding sequence GTGAATTTTCAAAAAAGTGATATTTATAAAGTAGAAGAATTGCATCATCCACGAGCGAATTGGCTGCAACCTTTGGTATTACTTGCACCATCTGGGATTTGGTTATTGCTTTTATTGGTGCTGCCAACTTTGATCATTTTCCAGTTAAGTTTAGTTGCAGACATCCGACCAGGAGATTTGGTCAATCCCAACGGATTCAAAAACTACATCCGCATATTTGACCCCCTTTATGTGCAAGTAATTGTGCGATCGCTATTTTTTGCGTTTGGCACTACAATAATTTGTTTAATTTTGGGCTTCCCCGTCGCCTATTGGATTGCTCAGATAGCGCCGCAACGTTGGCGGAATTTGCTGCTATTAGCCTTTGTCTTACCTTTGTGGACTTCCTCGTTACTCCGTTCATACGCTTGGATTACAATTCTTCGTCCTACTGGTTTATTGAACAGTTTACTTAGCAATTTAGGCTTGCCTACTTTGGAATTACTTAACCAGAGTCAAGCTGTATTTATTGGTATGAGTTACAGCTTGTTACCCTATATGGTTTTGATTTTATATGCTTCTCTCGAAAAGCTAGACAAGCGGTTACTAGAAGCGGCGGCTGATTTAGGTGCAAATCCGGTGGAAACTTTTTGGCAAGTAACCGTACCGCAAATTTTTCCTGGAATTGCGGCTGCTTCCATGCTTGTATTTATCACAGGCTTAGGGGATTTTGTCGATCCAGAATTACTTGGTGGTGCTTCTAGTATGACAGCGGCGCGGTTAGTTTATAACCAGTTTCTGGGAGCAACGCAGAATTGGGGATTTGGTTCAGCTTTGAGTATGACGTTAATTTTACTTGTTAGTATTGCGATCGCACTTTTAATTAAGTTTGGTGAGACTGCGCCCAAACGCTAA